One window of Papaver somniferum cultivar HN1 chromosome 9, ASM357369v1, whole genome shotgun sequence genomic DNA carries:
- the LOC113312190 gene encoding uncharacterized protein LOC113312190, protein MRKRCVALGHIDRSRPLVNDEFHLVQIDEVCLESEALCDGDGTFKDVIIGQKILWPQHSVKMSQHLTTPNKDWMFARKGSPPWIQGVQYFIQFATESLGEGIKEFRCPCMKCKNYNSLPKSLDDVHGDILDYGFDRQYRTWIHHGEQPRVNNVQARSLPANNAMNHGAAASFPRIFDLFNETLGRVDGTAVEDGTVVEAGTAAQDKANVNCRKRLEDAVQPLFPGCDADHTKLSATVELLSMQARYQCSDVFMTELFGYLKIILPDGNTLPSNCRKAKDMIKPFQLPVHIIHACINDCILYRKDYANEEKCPKCGESRWKKPPEGSNPSTKKVPVKRLRYFPVTERLQRMYGTTWIAELMTWYAKVEESATHMRHPVDSSQWKSIDMKWPEFAEEKRNVRLGLATDGFNPFGMMTSHSTWPVMLTCYNLPPSECTSKDFTMLTLLIPGPLGPNHNIDVYLQPLIDELIDLWTVGKVTYDAHTKTSFTMKAMLLWCIHDFPAYAHVSGLRTSGRFGCPVCGENTEAFRLKWGSKYAYMGHRRFLRDRFHPYRLKTSEFNGFEETRGAPRRLSGAELFDKTATADKEFGKLVKRPVVQKNFTENLFGTFMSHKDKNKDGKLARKDLKLLNLKPCLWLTEENGKVEMPHAPYSLSKEEREVICKTLSTLKVPIGYSANWKRKVCLKDFQLKGLKSHDYHILMQGLMPIFMMHCFKEHKPLREAVRHLSLFFKVLTSKVIDRAELRIMHERVVESLCVFEMYFPPAFFVSMTHVVVHLAEEAHQLGPVQFRWMYPYERMMRYYKVLGRNKNYVEGSITKQYEINEGARHCVEILPEKRRKSLKCRGKISMPSDVYEGPYPPNSQGKPHSLTNVEHEQVRLWILRHSDENTEWEEKYEIYVRNLNQTRTGRIKPTDYIEWLQKQLEGTPMTDFRRLAIGPTFATISYNSYFVNGYLFYTADAEKNLTTQNSGVTMDACTSFRASSRDTNLVDDDTTYYGILQHILELDYGFFSEIVFYCDWVRVEDKVHGSYVDPDTKLRFVNFRKFMRSSKEVDEPFIHASQARQVFYCRDVTREHWNLVLESPIRSDPNKNALEDPFVFTANANEAPSIFTVVGEDEYWNEEAQGMPLNTVGKVSSTDDTHYSSLKLIGTTFFVVCEPGTHHMDALLDIIYEVLDKFIVI, encoded by the exons ATGAGAAAGAGATGTGTTGCCTTGGGCCATATAGATAGGAGTAGGCCTCTAGTaaatgatgaatttcatttggtCCAAATTGATGAAGTTTGTCTAGAATCTGAGGCTCTCTGTGATGGCGATGGAACTTTTAAGGATGTTATCATAGGCCAAAAGATTTTGTGGCCGCAACACTCT gtCAAA ATGTCTCAACATCTAACTACTCCAAATAAAGACTGGATGTTTGCACGCAAGGGTTCACCTCCATGGATTCAAGGTGTTCAATATTTCATCCAATTTGCAACAGAGAGTCTTGGTGAAGGTATCAAAGAATTTCGTTGTCCTTGCATGAAGTGTAAGAATTACAACAGTTTACCAAAATCTCTAGATGATGTACATGGGGATATTCTTGATTATGGGTTCGACAGGCAATACCGAACATGGATCCATCACGGAGAGCAACCTCGTGTGAATAATGTTCAAGCTCGTTCTTTACCTGCCAATAATGCTATGAATCATGGAGCTGCTGCATCTTTTCCGAGGATATTTGACTTGTTCAATGAGACACTAGGACGTGTAG ACGGTACTGCTGTTGAAGATGGTACTGTTGTTGAAGCTGGTACTGCTGCTCAAGATAAGGCTAATGTGAATTGCAGGAAGAGGTTGGAGGATGCAGTCCAACCCTTATTTCCAGGTTGTGATGCTGATCATACAAAACTATCAGCAACAGTTGAGTTGCTTAGTATGCAAGCAAGGTATCAATGTTCTGATGTTTTCATGACTGAATTATTTGGATATTTGAAAATTATTTTACCAGATGGGAACACATTGCCATCTAATTGTCGTAAAGCAAAGGACATGATTAAGCCATTTCAGTTGCCGGTCCATATCATCCATGCTTGCATTAATGATTGTATTCTCTATCGCAAGGACTATGCTAATGAAGAGAAGTGTCCTAAATGTGGTGAAAGTAGATGGAAGAAACCACCCGAAGGGAGTAATCCATCAACTAAAAAGGTTCCAGTGAAGAGACTGAGGTATTTTCCAGTTACAGAAAGGTTGCAGCGTATGTATGGTACAACATGGATAGCTGAGCTGATGACATGGTATGCTAAGGTTGAAGAAAGTGCTACACATATGAGACATCCGGTGGATTCGTCACAATGGAAGTCAATAGACATGAAGTGGCCTGAGTTTGCTGAAGAGAAACGAAACGTACGTCTGGGACTAGCAACTGATGGTTTTAACCCTTTTGGAATGATGACCTCGCATAGTACTTGGCCTGTTATGCTTACTTGTTATAACCTTCCGCCATCTGAATGCACGTCAAAGGATTTTACGATGTTAACACTGCTGATTCCTGGTCCACTTGGTCCTAACCACAACATAGATGTTTATTTGCAGCCCTTGATCGACGAGTTAATTGATTTATGGACAGTCGGTAAAGTAACGTACGATGCGCATACAAAGACTTCCTTTACAATGAAAGCAATGTTATTGTGGTGCATACACGACTTTCCCGCATATGCTCATGTTTCTGGTTTGCGAACTTCTGGAAGATTTGGTTGTCCTGTGTGTGGAGAAAATACAGAGGCGTTCAGGCTAAAATGGGGTTCTAAGTATGCTTATATGGGTCATAGAAGGTTTCTAAGAGATAGGTTTCACCCTTATAGACTGAAAACATCTGAGTTCAACGGATTTGAGGAGACAAGGGGTGCACCAAGACGTTTGAGTGGTGCCGAATTATTCGACAAGACAGCAACCGCAGATAAAGAGTTTGGGAAGCTGGTCAAGCGGCCGGTCGTAC AAAAGAATTTTACGGAGAATTTGTTTGGAACTTTTATGAGCCATAAGGATAAGAACAAGGATGGGAAACTGGCGCGTAAAGATTTAAAACTGCTAAACTTAAAGCCTTGCTTGTGGTTGACGGAAGAGAATGGAAAAGTAGAGATGCCTCATGCACCTTATTCTTTGTCTAAGGAAGAAAGGGAAGTCATCTGTAAAACTCTTAGCACACTTAAAGTTCCAATTGGTTACAGTGCGAATTGGAAACGGAAAGTATGCTTGAAAGACTTCCAATTGAAGGGTTTGAAGTCTCACGATTATCATATTCTGATGCAGGGGTTAATGCCTATTTTTATGATGCATTGTTTCAAAGAACATAAGCCTTTGCGTGAGGCAGTTCGACACTTATCGTTGTTTTTCAAAGTACTAACTTCCAAGGTTATTGATCGTGCTGAGCTTCGTATAATGCACGAACGTGTGGTGGAGTCACTATGTGTGTTTGAAATGTATTTCCCGCCTGCTTTTTTTGTTAGTATGACTCATGTTGTCGTACACTTGGCAGAAGAGGCACATCAATTGGGGCCTGTTCAGTTTAGGTGGATGTACCCTTACGAGAG GATGATGAGGTACTACAAAGTACTTGGTCGCAACAAAAATTATGTAGAAGGCTCTATTACAAAACAGTATGAGATTAATGAAGGAGCGCGCCATTGCGTCGAGATACTTCCTGAAAAGAGGCGAAAGTCTCTTAAGTGTCGTGGAAAGATATCAATGCCCAGTGATGTTTATGAAGGTCCATACCCACCTAATTCACAAGGAAAGCCACATTCATTGACCAACGTAGAGCATGAACAAGTTCGTTTGTGGATATTGAGACATTCAGATGAAAATACTGAATGGGAAGA GAAGTACGAGATATATGTTCGTAATTTGAACCAAACTCGTACGGGAAGGATAAAACCTACAGACTACATTGAATGGCTACAGAAACAACTTGAAGGCACTCCTATGACAGATTTTCGTAGGCTGGCAATTGGTCCTACCTTCGCTACAATTTCGTATAACTCATATTTTGTTAATGGCTATCTTTTTTACACAGCCGATGCCGAAAAAAATTTAACTACACAAAATAGTGGAGTCACCATGGATGCTTGCACCAGCTTCAGAGCAAGTTCCAGAGATACTAACTTGGTCGATGACGATACTACGTACTATGGCATTCTACAACACATACTTGAACTGGATTATGGATTTTTCTCAGAAATTGTTTTTTACTGTGATTGGGTGCGAGTCGAAGACAAAGTACATGGATCCTATGTGGATCCGGATACAAAGTTGAGGTTTGTCAACTTCAGAAAGTTTATGAGAAGCTCAAAAGAAGTCGACGAGCCATTCATCCATGCTTCTCAAGCTAGACAAGTTTTTTACTGCAGAGATGTGACAAGGGAGcactggaatttggttttggaatCTCCAATAAGATCAGACCCCAATAAGAATGCTTTGGAAGATCCATTTGTCTTCACTGCAAATGCAAATGAAGCTCCATCAATTTTTACAGTTGTTGGAGAAGATGAGTATTGGAATGAAGAAGCTCAG GGG ATGCCTCTTAATACAGTTGGAAAAGTGTCTAGCACTGATGATACTCATTACTCGAGTTTAAAACTCATTG GAACGACGTTCTTTGTCGTATGTGAACCAGGGACACATCACATGGATGCTCTACTTGATATCATTTACGAAGTATTGGATAAGTTTATCGTCATCTGA
- the LOC113308227 gene encoding zinc finger CCCH domain-containing protein 30-like — MCGGPDSTQSKSSSISPTSSEETKLPTKSMNQLTIDTEESNLLELAANNDLDGFKRLIERDASTVDQIGLWYGRQKGSKQMVLEHRTPLMVAATYGNVDVLKFILSFSEADVNRSCGPDKSTALHCAASGGSINADEVVNLLLLSGANASSVDANGCRPADVIVVSPKLPNLKASLETLLSINGSDVSATERNLRVSTICLSSSPSSPENGSSSSVSDLPDSPTMNVDDLHVSANLEKREYPIDPSLPDIKNSIYSTDEFRMFSFKIRPCSRAYSHDWTECPFVHPGENARRRDPRKFHYSCVPCPDFRKGACRRGDLCEYAHGVFECWLHPAQYRTRLCKDGTSCTRRVCFFAHTSEELRPLYMSTGSAVPSPRSSAVAMDMAAAMNLYPASPSSVSTMSSSPFASPMSPSGNNISHSSLAWPQPNVPALHLPGCNLQSSRLRSSFNARDIPPEEYSMLQEQQQLLSELSCFSQQQRLNSPSLNSPIRTKTLTSSNLEELFAAEITRSPRYADRVTSSGGFSPSHKSAVFSQFQQQQSMLSPINTNVFSPKNVDQSMLQASYASPGRMSPRSMEPISPGSARLPVFSQRDKHQQQQQLRSLSARDLGSNSSAVVGSPVNPWSKWGSPNGKLDWGVQGDELGHLQRSNSLEPGHNGVEEPDLSWVHSLVKESPPEIKGNVMPTSPPASSGEGTNSNLQNESVDNSVLGAWLEQMQLDQLVA, encoded by the coding sequence ATGTGCGGTGGTCCAGATTCAACACAATCAAAATCCTCATCAATATCACCTACTTCTTCAGAAGAAACAAAATTGCCCACCAAAAGCATGAATCAGTTAACAATTGATACTGAAGAGTCTAATCTACTTGAGCTTGCCGCTAATAATGATCTTGATGGATTTAAACGACTGATTGAGCGTGATGCTTCTACTGTTGATCAAATTGGTCTCTGGTATGGCCGGCAGAAAGGTTCAAAACAGATGGTTCTTGAGCATAGGACACCTTTAATGGTAGCAGCAACTTATGGTAATGTTGATGTACTTAAGTTCATCCTCTCTTTTTCGGAGGCCGATGTAAATCGTTCCTGCGGTCCGGATAAGAGCACTGCCCTTCACTGTGCTGCTTCAGGTGGATCTATTAATGCTGATGAAGTCGTCAATCTGCTTTTACTTTCTGGCGCCAATGCAAGTTCAGTTGATGCTAATGGTTGTCGGCCTGCTGATGTTATTGTTGTTTCTCCGAAATTACCTAACTTAAAAGCTTCGTTAGAGACCCTTCTTTCTATCAATGGTTCTGATGTTTCCGCTACTGAACGCAATCTTCGAGTTTCTACCATCTGCCTCAGTTCCAGCCCGTCCTCCCCTGAAAATGGCTCTTCATCTTCTGTTTCAGATCTACCTGATTCTCCGACTATGAATGTTGATGATCTTCACGTGTCTGCAAATCTAGAGAAAAGGGAATATCCAATTGACCCATCTCTTCCTGATATAAAAAACAGCATCTATTCAACTGATGAGTTTCGAATGTTTTCCTTCAAGATCCGGCCATGTTCCCGAGCTTATTCCCATGACTGGACTGAATGCCCTTTCGTTCATCCCGGTGAAAACGCCAGGAGAAGAGACCCGAGAAAGTTCCATTACAGCTGTGTGCCATGTCCAGATTTCCGAAAGGGTGCATGCAGGAGAGGAGATCTTTGTGAATATGCTCATGGAGTTTTTGAGTGCTGGCTTCATCCTGCACAGTACAGGACACGGCTTTGCAAAGATGGAACAAGTTGTACGCGCCGAGTTTGCTTTTTTGCCCATACATCTGAGGAGCTTCGCCCACTTTACATGTCCACTGGCTCTGCTGTTCCTTCTCCAAGGTCCAGTGCTGTAGCCATGGACATGGCTGCTGCCATGAATCTCTATCCTGCATCTCCTTCTTCGGTCTCAACAATGTCGTCTTCACCGTTCGCTTCTCCTATGTCTCCATCAGGCAACAACATTTCTCATTCATCCTTGGCATGGCCACAACCAAATGTCCCAGCTTTGCATCTTCCTGGATGCAACCTTCAATCTAGTCGTTTGAGATCATCTTTCAATGCGAGAGATATTCCCCCTGAGGAGTACAGCATGTTGCAGGAGCAACAACAACTTTTGAGTGAATTATCCTGTTTTTCGCAGCAACAACGCCTGAACTCTCCTTCATTAAACAGCCCCATCAGGACGAAAACACTAACATCGTCCAACCTCGAAGAGCTCTTTGCGGCAGAAATTACTAGATCTCCAAGGTATGCTGACCGAGTTACATCGTCAGGTGggttttccccatctcacaaatCTGCCGTTTTTAGTCAATTCCAGCAGCAGCAGAGCATGTTATCACCTATCAATACAAATGTATTCTCTCCTAAGAACGTCGATCAGTCCATGTTACAGGCATCCTATGCTTCTCCAGGTAGGATGTCTCCTCGTAGCATGGAGCCAATCTCACCAGGTAGTGCTCGGCTACCCGTATTTTCTCAGCGCGATaaacatcagcagcagcagcaacttcgAAGTTTAAGTGCTCGTGATCTTGGATCAAATTCGTCTGCAGTTGTAGGATCTCCAGTAAACCCTTGGTCAAAATGGGGATCCCCTAATGGGAAACTAGATTGGGGTGTTCAAGGAGATGAATTGGGTCACTTACAAAGATCGAATTCACTTGAGCCTGGACACAATGGTGTGGAGGAGCCTGATCTATCATGGGTTCACTCGCTTGTCAAAGAATCTCCACCAGAAATAAAAGGTAATGTGATGCCTACATCCCCCCCTGCATCATCTGGTGAGGGTACAAATTCTAACTTGCAAAACGAGTCTGTCGACAACTCAGTTTTAGGAGCTTGGCTTGAGCAGATGCAGCTGGATCAGCTTGTTGCTTAG